The Clarias gariepinus isolate MV-2021 ecotype Netherlands chromosome 12, CGAR_prim_01v2, whole genome shotgun sequence region CATAACATCAGCTCTATAAATGTATGATGAAATAAAGGCATAGACTTAACAAAATTAAGTAGTAGCTTTTGGGCTAAAACAGGCAGAGTACAAACAAAAAGTGAATTAATTGTCACAGACACAGCGCAGACAAAGTTTTTGAAATGGAATAGTCCAATTGCAAACTGATAAGCTTCAGTAATGATTCAGTGCATGTGCATATGATATGCatgttgtaagaaaaaaaagggggggctTATGGTTGTGAAGATTTTCTACGATGTGTGGAATCTgaaaactgtacacacagatTGTTTACTAATACAGTATTTTGCCCACCATTTCCAGTATTACTGCAAAGATGTGATTCATTTAttcagtcattcattcattcatcaattTAGCAACAGAGTGATTTTACCATTGCCTTGGGAAAGCCCAAACAATCCCAAGAGTGAACTACGAGTTACAGTACATGACATAGCCAgtgttatgtactgtagacaCTGACTTAAATAACCATATGTTGGTCTTCACCAAAGTGTTGGCACAAATTTGACAACATACAATAGTATAGGATGTCTTTATACCCTGTAGTTTTACAATCTTTCTTTACTGGAACTGGGGAATCAGGCCTGAACGTGCTTTAACATGACAATGTCCAAGATAAACCCCTTAGTGAAGACATGTTTATTAAGGTTGGAGTAGAAAAACTTAAGTAGCTTGAGCCCTgaacagagccctgacctcaagcCCACTAAACACCATAGGAATGTTGGAACTGTCAATATGTTTTTGCCTGAATCCCTTATATACTGGCTGATCATTGGATCATTAGATTAATTTTTCACAGCTGGGCTTTTGCGTCGCTGCCACAAACAAGTACAGTGGCTGTGAAACTGGCTTGTAAAATGTACCcaagagctaaaaaaaaaaaacctgaaaatgtTAGTTGGTAATCTTAGTAGGTTAGAGTTCTTACAGAGTTTCAATGAGGACACTGAAGATggatcacactcacacacattttctaatTTGAGCCTGAAACCCTGTACTCTACCCAGAAGAGAATTTCTAGTATGTACCAGTTCCCTCCACCGCATTAACAAGTCCTACATTTGCTGCAGTTTAGAGATTAGTACAGATGAGTTAACCGACAAATAGAGTTTACTAAATACAACCTAGTAGTCTTTAATAATCTAATCATTGTCTGGGCTTTCTTAGTTTAAACTGATTTCCACAGGAAAATGAGTGCAGAGTGCAAACACAACAAGATAAACAGTCCAAAGTCACTACCACAGAAAATAACTAGGTAACATGTAAAGGCAATAACCACATTGCCGTACATACAGGAATTTATAGCCAACCTAGCAAAACCATATGCACAATGTATAAGTAATGTGAAACCATAGAAAATGGTAACACAAATATTGTTTTTTGAGATATAGACTATGCTGGCTATGATAATATTGCATGGATGTAATCATTTATATGTTTGCTTTACCAGAGATGTACCTCAGCTATGACATTTCTTTGGACAGGTACAAGTATGAGACAACAATCAAACAATTCTCTGAGGTCAACGACACTGAATCAGTTTTCCCATGTCTTTCAAATGGGAGCCATTCACAAGATGATGAATCTAGCACCACTGAAAGTCAAGCAGGTGAGACAGCTACTTTATCCAATcagaatatattataataaaacagtagCACCAGTTAGAATGCATGACTAGGGAGAGACAAAGATGTTgtgcagttgttgtttttttctctagCTTTGTGGCACAGAAACCTTAGACTCACACACAAGCTCACTAGAATACTGTCACATAGACAGATTTGCTCCATCCCATTATGTCTCTTAACTCAGCTATTACCCAACTGCAAAATATGCACGGTAAAAATCTAACAATGataaatacacatactgtaggtgtacaCTAATTTATTATATCAACCACTCCAAGACTCCCTCTTCATTTTGAAAACCTGCTTAACCATTTCTCCACCACATTAAGACAATTCAACTTTGCGACCCAGAAAAATCTAAGATAAGACCCAAAATAAACATTGCAAACTTGTCATGCTGTTATATGATCTTAGCTGCCATTAGGCGGTATTTAGAGTTGCTTAAATGTGATCTTTGCACTTACAGAGTGTGAGAAAACATCAGGATCATCTTTATGGATTTACGTGTTCCTGGGTAACATGCTACGAGGGATTGGGGAGACACCAGTGATGCCTCTTGGAATGTCTTACATGGATGACTTTGCCAAAGAAgaaaacacagctgtttatattggtatgaaaaaaaaaactttcaagcCTTTACTGTTTGAGCAAGGCACCAAATCAAATATCTATGTCCATGCTATATTGTTGTATTTCAGGCATTATTACACTTATCATAACGTAATGTGGAATATTGGTTATCATAATATGCTACATATTGGAAAGTGATATCTTATATCTTATAAGTCACAAATGGaaatctctctgtgtctctcactTGTGTCTGTTTTGCTCTTATCTACAAAAACCTAATCCTCTGAAGATAAGAATTGTTTTCATAATGACCCATGCCCTTGCCTCTTTCTCTAAACACAGCATGTATACAGAGTATTGGTATCCTGGGCCCCATGGTTGGCTTTATGCTGGGTTCCTTCTGTGCCAAACTCTATGTGGATATTGGAGCTGTGGACTTAGGTAACATATATTAGTCAGTCAATCTGTCAGTTTGTCAGTCTGTCACTTTGTATCTACCACCTGATCTGATGAATCCTGCAAtacaataactaaaataaataaataaatgacaatttGTACCTTAAATCCATCATATTCAATAATGTTCATGTAGGTTATATTATTGCCCATTAAGATTATTAGCACTTCATTTAGGTCAATGTACAGTGCAGTATGTAAACGTTCAATACAAAGGATAGCATTTACCCCTTGGCCATGGGACACAAagagaaaattaaaacattttcaaatatatataaccACAAGGCTAAAAAAAGGTATCTTGACAGCTCACCGACCTGCCTTTTTATCAATGCACCCATAAATAAGAATGTGAATAAGAACAGAATGTGAGTGTAAAGTTTATGCAGGGTGTGGGAGCCTTAGCTCGGCTTTGATATTAGTCAGGGACACCAGTACAAACTGTTTCTACTGTTTCAAAGCTCAGAAATGTTTCATGACACTATGGGGGGCAATCTGGgacctttgattgtgcagaataacaggactATGAAAGGTGCATCTAAAGCTACAGTGAATGCATTCCAGTCAgtgcaatgtaaaaaaaatatgtacagcAACTTGCCATCTTAATATTGCCGAGATAATAAGGTTATAAAGACACTAATGAACAGTAAATGGGAATTGTTTCTAATGCCATTACAGTCATTTGAGCAATGCAATACCTTTTGAGAACTTTTGTGAATAGTTTATTTCAGTACTTTAATTGTTGTGGGCAATCGTTTTATTACAGAAATTGCATGGCTTTAAAAATGAATCCAGTGtttcttaatttatttcaagtaatgtatttgtttttcttttctatgtCCACAGACACCATCTCTATTAATTACAAAGACTCCCGCTGGGTGGGAGCCTGGTGGCTTGGCTTTCTGGCAACTGGTGCTGTAATGTTACTGGCTGGAATCCCATTCTGGTTCCTTCCCAAGTCATTGCCTAAGCAACTAGGGGGCAATGCCAGGAAAAACCAAGGTGTCCATCACACTGAGCAAGATTCTTTTATCCCTGTGGAGAACAAAAACAATCCACCACCAGAGAAAGCTGAACCCATTAACATGGTAGACATGGCCAAAGGTACTCCGCTACTATTAAGATCATTCCCCGTTCCtttcaatattttttgtttatttggatAAACTCAATCAAATATAAAACCTACCATTTACAAACCTTTCACACACTCCCATTAAGCAGTCTATAAACTGATGCTCAGCACATGTCAAGTATTGTTTCTTTAATCATGTCTACTTGAACatctataaatgtatatgtctAATAACATGTGGCATTTGTAGAAAATAATTGTGATGGTGTTGTTGCTAGAGTATTACACACATATCACATAATgtttttgactgttttttttttttggttaatgcTATAGAGTTCCTGCCATCTTTAAAGAGACTTTTCAACAACTCTGTTTACGTGGTTATCATCCTCTTGGGTCTGGTCCAGGTCAACAGCTTCATTGGAATGATTACTTTTAAGCCCAAATACATGGAGCAGATTTATGGCCAATCTCCTTCCAAGGCTATCTTACTAATGGGTAagtgtttttttacttttagaaatgttgaaaatgtgagATGATTTATTCATGATattctacattttctaatttgtaaCTGATTTTAATATAAATCTGATAAAAATTGCCTTGTGATTCGGTACATTAACATTATAGGATatacaaaaatgcttttaatacACTGCACAATCAAGTCACAAGAAATACTAGGTTTGAGTggatcaaatttaattttcattttaaaacaactaCTGAGTTATCACACTTatcctacagtatatagctgaactgaaaagagagaaaatgtaatgatatttaatattttacctttTCAGTTCAGACACATGACAGTCTTAAGCACTGTATGCACATATTGCGGTACCCATAATACAACACAACGTCATAAGCAACAATTGGTTAACAGTTCTATTATGCTCTTTGAAAATTCCAAATGGGTCTGCATACTTTTCATGGAGCTGTTTCTGCTGTTTCTTCCAGGTAGTTTAAATGTACCTGCTGTGGCTTTGGGAGTCATCTGTGGAGGTTTTGTGATGAAAAGATTCCAGCTAAGTGTGGTTGGTGCAACCAAGATGTTCATTTCAACCTATTTTCTCGCTTTTCTCTTCATGCTGAGCCAGTATTTCCTGCACTGTGGAAATGCACAAGTGGCAGGGCTCACTGTATCCTATCAGGGGTAAATTCAATCCCAATTCTTGCTTATATTCTTATCATCTGTCGAGCTGCTTTTGATTTGTAGTTATGCAAACTCTGTTTATAACaaatttattaactgatttaTTGTTTGATTGTGACTGTAAAAGTTCTCATTAGCCAAGATGAGTTCAAAGCACTTGAAAGAGTAGTCATTAGCCTTgccacacacatatgcattattttaataaGCCCACTTAACCATTAAAGTTGTGAAGTTTGATCGTAAAACCGCCATACACTTATATAATCTTTGCCGTATTAGGCAAATCACATCATATTAACAAATGGAATGCTTAATTCACAATTAAATTATCAAAATAAATGTCAAATTCATTAGTAGCTGTTGTAAGTAAAAGAAGTAGAGTGgtttaacattatttatctATAATAACATCTTATGGATAAATTAACAccttgaaaatatatatttttttcatgtcagTCTTTATGGTGATAATTAGTGATGGGACTTAGTAACCAtttcataataattaatatacccATTAATGATCAGTTTaactgcacagtgaaataatTCTTTGGTAGTTAAGGTTTTTTCAAGTGTGTCActcaaaaacaaatcaaaattaaGGTGCAATACCATACcatttaaaaacagttaaaatcgattgccatttttttttctatcttcaCTGACTAGTATCAATGATCATCCCATCAATAGTGATAGTTATATAGTATTAGTAACTTTactactgtaaatgtattttagtaATAGATTTGCTTAAAAAATGTATGGACTATAAAATGCATGCTAGTttataagataaaatatacttttattCGTCCCACAGGggaaattttaatgttttttaaagcatttcaatACTGTTCAAAACAGCAGCAAAGAacaatttctattttaattatcCATTTTAATTATGTCAAATAGAGGTCAAGTGTTGCTCTTTTACATGACATataaattgtaattgtaatcCTTTTAAGcagctattgatttttttaaatcataagtTTTGGCTTTGTTTCTGTCCGCCAGGATTCCGGATGTTTCCGCACAGCAGCAGAGTTTGTTGTCTCAATGTAATTCAGAATGCTCCTGCtctgtaaaacactgggatCCAGTATGCTCCTATAATGGCCTGACATATTCCACGCCTTGCCTTGCAGGCTGCCAGCTTTCCACTGGATTTGGCAAGGAGATGGTGAGCTTCTCTGCTTTAAACAGCTACTTTTCACCCCATATGTACACACATAGCATATGAATGCCATATCTAGAGTAGCATGAAGACCTCAAGTAATCCACAATGAAGCTGATTGGCTTTCTTTAACTGCATTTCTCTATTAGctccttacagaaaaaaaggctaattttatattaatgtttttagcaTTTAAAGTATTCTACTGACTCAGTTTTTTCTTAAGAGAATCCAAATAAAGCTAACTACCAGGATTCCCTGCTGACAACCAGCCACACACACCAATAGGCTGCTTCACTAATGTGACTAAGGGTGCTTTACTGAGTACCTGACCAGAGGATATTTGACCCCAAAGTTCAATGTGTATGCATAATGTTCTCCCCGTATTTGATGGGTTccttctgggtactccggtttccttccataatccaaagacctgcagattaggctaaatggcattcccaaattgcccgtagtttgtgtgtgccctgcgatggattgacaccctgtccagagtgtacccttcctcgtgccctaagtctcctgggataggctccagcccccctgcgaccctaaatacagaataaagcggtatagacgatgggtgggtgagtgagtgagtgaatttatCAGCATTTAACATAAGATATTTAGCAAAAATGACCATATGACACAGAAATATAGATTCCAAGATTACACAACCTAATAGAAAACATACTCCTCTTATGGTGGTTTTACTGTTGTCTAGatgtgagatttttatttttgcagagacatgaaaaataaaatgttatagatCCCACCCTGATTCATTACTCCATTCTAAATAGGTTGTGTACAGCTGAAATTGcattttcctttctttaaaGGTCTTTCACAACTGCTCATGTGTTGCTGAGGCACCACTGCCTAGTATGAACATGTCTGCAGTGTTGGGTCAGTGTCCACGCAAAGATGACTGTGACTACATGTTTAAGATTTACATGGTGGTGACTGTACTAGGGGCCTTTTTCTCAGCTTGTGGATCCACTCCTGGATACATTGTTATGCTCAGGTAGGCCTCTACAAAAAATCtggtatatttattaaatcctttaagtctttacattttaataaaaaaatgtttcctttCCCCTATCTTTTAGGACTATTGAGCCAGACTTAAAGTCTTTTGCTATTGGAATGCAAGTATTAATAGTCAGGACCCTGGGTAttatagtatacagtagtatTTTGCTTCTTCTCAACATTTAGACAAAATGCTAATGGCACTTGCTAATACTATTAACTGTTTGATATAATCATGGAATATTTTCAGGTGGAATCCCTCCTACGATATATTTTGGTGCTTTGATTGACAGGACGTGTCTGAAATGGGGAACAAAGCAATGTGGAGGCAAGGGTGCATGTCGACTTTACAATGCTGATGCTTTTAGGtaaatacatacatgcatatgaAAAAATTGCCGTAGCACTATCTTGacattaaaacaacatgcacattcatactgtacattgcttATAGAAAATTTTAGACCCTTTTAagttttcaacattttgttatgtttcacACTTACTGTATCTTAAAATTAGGGTGTAAAATTTTGGTGTCCTCCAATCTATAAAACATAATATCATTTAAAGTTCTGATTAAGATTTACATAATATCATTaagagttctgaccaatgtacaaaaaaaacaaccttttttatatttatatagatactAAATGAAAtatctcatttacataaataatcaGTCCCATCACTTAGTCCTTGGTTAAAGCACCTTTGGCAGCAATGACAGCCTCAAATCTGCCTGTGAATGATGCAACAATCTCGGCGCACCTTTCATTTGGAAGTTTCTtctgttaaaattttttatgttttaataaagatGCACTActcctacagtatatttaaacttTGCATGCACTGTTACCTATCTTATGAAACCAAGTCTATTTACagttaaacacataaaaaaataataacttgtCTGGATAGGTGCTAAAAGATGTAAGACTGTATGCATGCTCTTTATTTTGCTCAGCATAGGACTGTAAATGTTGTACAGAGTCACATGTTGTGACTCTAATTGGCGATATTATCTTTaactatatatacactaccaggcaaaagtttggacacaccttctagaTCCTTGACCTTTCCTGATTTTTGATTCTTTCAACATTTTATAAACTATACTTATGCATTCAtattatgcaataatctcctctgaacagttgatactgAGATGTGTTTGCTACTTgcgctctgtaaagccttcctacaggatctaatatttttgcaaatgcacttgacaatactgttcttgcatctattccagaacagctgaactatgtcttaaaataacaactgactgttactttattttattgtgttatttcattgtgttttgaaatctccagtattttttttaatgtagaaaacaaatcacaaattaaTAGGTGTATCCAAACTTGCCGTATGCACTTTAAAATGACTGTTTTTATCTTCCAGAAAAACTTTCTTGGGCCTCATCTATGGACTGTCTATTTTGGTTTTTCTGCTGTGGGCACTTCTATTTAACAGAATATTACACCGGCAACGGAAGATGGCATTGCAAAACCAGACCACAGTCAAAGAGCCTGGAGCCAACAATACAGCCAGTGATAATGAAAATGCCCCTTCAGCTATTGTAAAGTACAAGGAAGAGCTGGATAGGGAGACTAGTATCTGAATTCTCATGtggcaaaaacaaacatgttctATAAGCTCTACTCATGTTGATTACATGATGAGGATCTTGTAAAGTGTACAGTTTGTGATGTTAGTTGTTCGGTACTAGAATTGCTAGGATTGTATGTAGCCCTGAGATTGCttgttacaacacacacacttagaatGCAGCGTTTGCtttgattttaatattataaattttttacacaaaatccTTAAAGTTT contains the following coding sequences:
- the LOC128534623 gene encoding solute carrier organic anion transporter family member 1C1-like yields the protein MSVEKKGPRQPCCSKLKMFLASLSFVYFAKALQGSYMKSSITQIERRFEIPSSQTGFIDGSFEIGNLLVISFVSYFGAKLHRPRLIGLGCLIMAIGSFITAMPHFFQGLYKYETTIKQFSEVNDTESVFPCLSNGSHSQDDESSTTESQAECEKTSGSSLWIYVFLGNMLRGIGETPVMPLGMSYMDDFAKEENTAVYIACIQSIGILGPMVGFMLGSFCAKLYVDIGAVDLDTISINYKDSRWVGAWWLGFLATGAVMLLAGIPFWFLPKSLPKQLGGNARKNQGVHHTEQDSFIPVENKNNPPPEKAEPINMVDMAKEFLPSLKRLFNNSVYVVIILLGLVQVNSFIGMITFKPKYMEQIYGQSPSKAILLMGSLNVPAVALGVICGGFVMKRFQLSVVGATKMFISTYFLAFLFMLSQYFLHCGNAQVAGLTVSYQGIPDVSAQQQSLLSQCNSECSCSVKHWDPVCSYNGLTYSTPCLAGCQLSTGFGKEMVFHNCSCVAEAPLPSMNMSAVLGQCPRKDDCDYMFKIYMVVTVLGAFFSACGSTPGYIVMLRTIEPDLKSFAIGMQVLIVRTLGGIPPTIYFGALIDRTCLKWGTKQCGGKGACRLYNADAFRKTFLGLIYGLSILVFLLWALLFNRILHRQRKMALQNQTTVKEPGANNTASDNENAPSAIVKYKEELDRETSI